attattcaaaattttcatataattgaTTTCAGTTGTTTTGTCtcctacaaatgaaaaaaaaaagaagataaaagtGAGAAATTACTTTTACAtaaaatttattcaaagatggttcagaaagtgttattaatcaataaataaagtaaCTTATTCAAAAACATAATTACTCATTACTTTATgagtcatatttctatattcatcTGTTGTGAAAGATGTCAACAATAATATGGTAGGCCGACCAGATAAATATTTACAAGTGTTTGCTTTCCCCTTGCACTGTCTGCCAAATTAAAATGTGCCTGACATGTCTTACATTGCCATTCTGCCAAATTTTTCATGCATCAAATTAAATATCTTTACAGTTTGTAAGTTTTCCTTTAACACACACCTTGTCTATCTGCTGCAGTTCCATTTGACCTGACTTTAACACCAACACCTTCCAACAAATTAGTTCTTAGATCAATAGAAATAACTTGACTAAATGCACTAACACCTTTATCAGTTCTACCACAACGAGAATAGTTAGATGACTGTCTGTCTTCAATAAGTCTTGTCTTTAGAAGTGCTTCAAACAGACATGCCTGGAAAGAAGTCAAAGAATAATTTTAactaaaatcaatcaatcaatcaatcaatcaatcaatcaatcaatcaaccaaccaaccaaccaaccaaccaaccaaccaaccaaccaaccaaccaaccaaccaaccaaccaaccaaccaaccaaccaaccaatcaatcaatcaatcaatcaatcaatcaatcaatcaatcaatcaatcaatggagAAGATTTAACACAGAGACAATCTGATAGCAAACTATTCAGCTCCAATAGGCTAAAAACTAACCTACAGGACTAAAAAAAGaaggaagtgaaaaaaaaacactgcagATATGGGCAAGAAGGACCAACTATGCAATagattgttttttattttaagataGGGGGTTAGGATTAGCTTATAAATAGCGACAAGGTAATCCTGACTTAGAATACCAACCTCTATGGTTTTATCTGTTGAGTCTTGACAAGCAAAGCCATGATAATCCCATCCCATATACAGAAACTTTAACGCTATATGTCTTGTGTTATACCTgaaataaaaaagacaatattacaATAGAGGAAAGACTTTACAACatgataaactttttttttgagtttgaaatatttcacatcgcttactgaaataaacattaattctataattaaaatttcaaaatatcaagaAAATACTTAAATTTAGTATCTAATCAGAAACATATGGTAGAAAACCATATGgcagaaaacacaaaataaatgtgttgtaaatttgaaatatttcacttaCTTTGTAAAATCAAAAGCTCTCTTGggttttcttcttttctttgtaTCAGTATGACTAGCTGAATGATCAATATCAGATGATTCACTTTTCTCAACATTTCCAAGCTGCAGTCGTAATTTTTGGATAGTATCAATTAATTCCTATAAAAGTGTTAAAAATACTATTAATAAGATAATTCAATTACCTGCAAATTATATCAATTAGAATATTGCTGTTTCTATTTGTCTATTCCCCCTAGTTTTGCTTTCACAGCCTTTACCTTTAGTAAACCAGAGAAACAGGCCgagaaaaagagagagagagagagagagagagagagagagagagagagagagagagagagagagagagagagagagagagagagagagagagagagagagagagagagagagagagagagagagagagagagagagagagagagagagagagagagagagagagagagagagagagagagagagagagagagagagagagaatattgAATCATATACGCTTTCCTTTATATACATAGCACAAGCACAAAGCATAGACAATGGAGTTCCCCTCCATTGTCTGTGTACAAAGCCACACCAACATAACATTTCTGGGTGATGTAGTCTGTTTACATTGTTTTGCTGTCTCTCGATCTGTTCATGGCAAACCAAACGTTCATCCATGGACACATTAACAGATGCAAAGTCGACACTGTCACGGAAGTTTGAAATCTTGTGAAGTAAAGCAGATAAACAACTTACCTCTTTCGAACATGAATGTAAATCTCCTGACGAAGCGTTTGCCGGAGTACTTTCACAAGTATCTCCGTTCTTTCTTTTCGACCTCACTTCTTCcgtcattttgttttttaaaagtaaactGCGCTTGTGCCATAAACTTTGACCTCtgtgttttgaaaatgtataaCAAGAAAACTTgacaattgttatttttaatttcatatcaaTATGTATCAAAAGTAGCATTAGTATCATTTGACTTCATAGGTCACCTGTTTTTCCTGGAACAAAATGTGGTAGTTTCATTTGGCAGCGAAAGTGCCAATATATCACTTGAGTTAAGAAgaataaacacacatacaactTGCGCAGATATCACACACGTGGGTACGGGTATACTCGATCTCGAacgtgaaatgtacatgaaatatttagCCCAATGTCCTGAAATTGACATAGTTTTGTGAAAGAATATTGGGTAAGTGAAAGCGTCTTTTTCATATGGTAAACAACATGGCGTAACTAGTTATCTACCACTTTAATGTTACCACTGTTTTCACACTCAGTCTGTGACAGCTTGGTAAACCACATCACAGACTAGTCTACTGAgtactgtgtgtgtgggtaAACGTATCGACTCGAGCACAGTCGACGtccgtgatagagggactgtgccTGTGAGTCAAATCGAGTGGGGAACGGTACAGTCAGAGCCTAGGGACCGAATTCTGGAAGACAACTTGGACGAGTTCTCGAAGCTGGTCATTGAATTGGGCCTCAATGAAGGAGATATTTGATGAATTCTTCTGggttacatttacatgtattttctctGATACagccactccccccccccccattgcgAAGAGAAATGCGTCTctcagaaacatctcacatACATAGGGGAGTGGAGGTGATATTCTGGTTATCTGCATGTTGGTTTGACCATGGCTGTATAAGTGTAGACATCCATGATCTGAGTGGACCAGGacaggatttaaaaaaaaaaccctagTGCATCATGGTTATGTGAATCACAAGAATTGATTAGATTTTGTGAAACTGCATATTAATGAGTCGTTTGCATAAAATAGCAATTTTGGATAATTAAGAATGTACATCTCACTCTTCATATATCTTTCTCACAGATAATAACAACTATTTGGTAATAGTTTCATCTAATAATTTGGTAGTAACAACGAAATCAAAATGGTGAAAACTAGAGCCCAGCGTTCTGATTCCACCATCAACACTCCGTCACCTGTGGCATTACCAACAAAGACTAAGAAAAGGAAATCAGTCATAAAATCAACAGATACAGAAGAATCTCAACATCTTCAACAAACAGTAACTGAAAAGTTGGAAGACAGTACTCCTTCAAGAAAAACACCAAGAAAAGACATAACAACATTGAAATCAAAGAGTAAAGAAAAACGGAAATCACCAAAAGAGTCaggaaaaaagagaaaaataaaaaataaaaaaatagatgAAAATGCTGAGATTGAAACTactgatgaggaggaggagggagTGGAAGAGCAAGAAGAAAGTGATGAACAAGAAAGTTGTCTTGATACAAAGAAAGACTCTGATGTATTAACTGAAggaaacaaaattacaaagtCAAAGAAATCTAATAGTGAAGACAATGTGTCATCAACTCAAACTACAGAAGACAGCAGAACTGAAACTGCACAGTAAGTTTTGAATACATAATTACCTTTCAAATATGTAGACACAGAATAATCATGTATGAATAAAGTTCTCCTACAGATATGAGTAATCATGTGACAATTTTTGCCCAATCAGCTCCTAGTATCCTTGtaaaatactaaatttgaatTACTTCAAGTTTACAAGCTGAGTGGACAAAACCTTTGCCAGGTTAACATCAAGACATCAAACCTACTGTGGAGGCTAATATGACAAAAAACCAAGCAAAATACTGACAACTTTCAATTTTCTTCTTCAGATTTTCATAATAAATTGTGATCTATGTGTATGATGGGGAAAATTGCTCAAAATcatcaacatatacatgtacacctttttgatatttcaaaatatttatgatcTATACATGCACTCATACATAATAAATGAATTCCATCTTTCTCTTATCATAACACAGGTCTCAGAGTGAAGTCCCCATGGAAACAGACTCCTCCTCCTCCTcgtctgatgatgatgatgatgacgacgacgacgatgcgCCAGAAGATGTCTCTTTTCACAAGAGTAAACATGATGCACTTGAGTTGATGTCACAAGCAATGCAGGAAACAAAAAAGTATGTTATtacatgtgaatttcagttctgaactcattttcattttacactacagtctacatgttaATTAAACCCTGCACCCTGTAAATATTATtactaatattgtatgtatcCCTGTTACGTCACCACTTACTTACAAAATCTgtttcatttcactttcataGACAACGAGACAAAGTGAAGGAGAAGAGGAAAGCTAGAGAAGACCTGTATGcacaacaaaagaaacaaaaactaCAGCATGTAAGATTACCAGATGATTTTATCCAAGAAGTTACCAAGGAAGAGAAAATGTAAGTTTTGGGCTTTTATGAAAAGATTTGAAAAGAGTGGTACATGTAGTCAGATGAATTTGACGTCGTTTTCCCATTCCTTgatgttatcaaaatttgaaatgagacATTGTGAAAGGGTGAATTTGACATAGTTTTCCCATTCTTTGACgttatcaaaatttgaaatgagacGTTGGGAAAGGGTGAATTTCAAAGTATGCTACAGTATCTGCTGTTACATAGATATGCTGTCATATTAgtaatagcactcctagtggccaaactgtacaatcttttgtttttacaatagCCAGAATATGGTGTATGACAGTATGTTATGTATATGAATGTTTTGCAGAGCTGAGGAGGAAAACAAACTACTGCAGCAAGGTTCAAAGAAAAAACATGTCCACTTTGATGGGGATGACGAATATGATGTACAGCATCCAGAGAAGGAAGATGTAACCCATTCTCTGGGAATGACTATCGTAGCTTTACCCAAACAGATTAAAAAACCAAAACCTAAATCACAAACTGCCATTGACTTCTTAAAGCAGAGACTGTGGGGATCTGAAATAAAGAGGCAATCAGGTAACAGATTTAAAATGGAGATATGCACCATATTATACTTCC
The sequence above is drawn from the Glandiceps talaboti chromosome 21, keGlaTala1.1, whole genome shotgun sequence genome and encodes:
- the LOC144451445 gene encoding uncharacterized protein LOC144451445, translating into MVKTRAQRSDSTINTPSPVALPTKTKKRKSVIKSTDTEESQHLQQTVTEKLEDSTPSRKTPRKDITTLKSKSKEKRKSPKESGKKRKIKNKKIDENAEIETTDEEEEGVEEQEESDEQESCLDTKKDSDVLTEGNKITKSKKSNSEDNVSSTQTTEDSRTETAQSQSEVPMETDSSSSSSDDDDDDDDDDAPEDVSFHKSKHDALELMSQAMQETKKQRDKVKEKRKAREDLYAQQKKQKLQHVRLPDDFIQEVTKEEKIAEEENKLLQQGSKKKHVHFDGDDEYDVQHPEKEDVTHSLGMTIVALPKQIKKPKPKSQTAIDFLKQRLWGSEIKRQSVNEQHAKLNKKHGRPASNFLTKKGLKKKKKKKKSKQNKRNWSSLL